DNA from Triticum aestivum cultivar Chinese Spring chromosome 7D, IWGSC CS RefSeq v2.1, whole genome shotgun sequence:
CCTTGGCAACCGCGTGCCATCAATGTGAGCGGCAGACGGACGGTCGGACGGGCGCCGTGTCATTTGAACGCGCAGTAATCGCCTGCATCGGGAAGCGGTGCGGGCGGCGCTCTCTCGGGCtgcgtgccgcttcaatgccgcTGCCAGTGAGCGGTCACGTCCGTTCTAGTAATCTCCTAGTTCAAACAAAATTCAAATTTGGTAAAAAAAAATCCAGATTTCATTAAATTATATGGATCAATTCTGAATTAAATTTTAAAATGCCGGATACAAAGGTTTGCAACCCAAATGTAATATTTTCAATGGCTGTGAACAATTTCTAGTGGTCTAATATGCACTATGAAACCACAAGTTTATTTTTCATACCTGTTAGACACACTTAAGCCTTTCCCTTTGCAACTACGATAGCCACTGCCCTAGTTCCCATAAGAACAAAGCAACAGGCAGGAAAAGAGGTAGCAGCACGCATGCCCCAATCTTTAGAGCTCCAGTGGACGAACCACCGGTGTCCATCTTATAGCCTGAAAAACTTCACTTAATAATGCAGTCACTTCAATTGAGCCTAAAACTGTTTACTGTTCTTATGATTGAAACAGGTTCATATCATTCAGATTAACTCGAACATGGTactacttgttttgatgaaatacTGCATAAGCAGATTTCCTCCACCAGCAGTAAGTTCCTAGATATTCGATGGGTACATTAAAGATGTAACCAGACACGCAAGGTCATACCATGAGTACAACACACCTATTGTCAGAACTAAGAACACGGACTGAAATAAGGATTAATGAATAGCTGATAAATAGCATCAGTCGAGCGATGCAATATataatatgaaggagataatcaaAATAGTACATAAAACTGTTCCAACATGGAAAACCCTACTACTTAATCTACTACTCACAGTGGCACGAGGCACTAGCAGCAAGGCCAGAACAGGTTTATTTTCACAACCTCTACAATTTGGGAAGGACATCGCAGTACCACAAGAGAACCTGAACAAGGCTAAAAGGTCGAGCACGAAAGTCCTTGCTGTAGATAATATCCACCATGTCACCTCTTAGGTTATACACGCACATGTCGCACTTGTCTCCAGAATCTAAAATGGGCATGTCTTCAGAATCTGACATGGACATGTCTTCAGAATCTGACATGGACACGTTTTCAAAATCTAACATGTATATGCAATCTCCGTCAACAGACGGAAGCTTAGCTGCATCCACAGAGACACACCTCTCTTGGCCGAGGAACAACGTGCGGCCGCCGAGGCTCTTGACCTCTTCCAACAACTTGTGCTCGACGTCGACTCTGAAAACTTTCAAAGTTTCATCCACATAGCGAACAAGCAACAGTTCCCCAGCAGACTCCACGAGATAAGAAGGCATTTCGCTGCCATCATCTCCCTCTTttgtatcatcatcatcatctccctCTTCTGCATATACGTCCACACCCGGCGGCGACACCTCGGGTATGACCAGGAGCTCATCATCATCACACTGGTCTGCTGCTGGTGCGACCAACTTGAATACACATCCACGCGCATCGGCACAATAGACGTCGCCTTGGTAGTTAACAATGCTCACCAGGTACGTTTCAACGGCCTCCTCTGTCTCTGTAAAGAAATCGCTGTTCGGGGCAGCACAGACCACCGAGCCCCATCTCAGCAAGACCAGCGTTGAATGAGAGCCTCCCTTCACCGAGGTATGCTTAAAATGTCGAGGTAACGCCGCGGGGAAGTGGAGCATGTCACCTGTAAAGGGGTTGAGGACACGAGCCAAGTGCGGTGGATACATGTCCCCGCGCACGAGGAGACCGTCAGTAGCACCGGCGACGAAGTTGTCGCGGAGCACCGGGAGGTGCAGGCGGCGGATGCGCCCGGTGGGGACGTGGAGGAAGAGGCGAGCGTCATCGTCGTCGTTGCGGTCGTCGGGTTGCAGGTCCAGCATGACCCAGTGGCGTGGGCGGAAACGGAGGCCAGCTACCGCGGCGAGCGGAGATGGCTTGGCGATGGCAGAGCGCCAGGTTGAGCAGACGGCCCTCATGTCCATGTACGCGTCGACGCCGCCGGTGGTCGAGAGGACGCGGTCGGCGACAACTTGGACAAGCTCCGTTGGAAGCGAATTCCATTCCGGGATGATGGATAGGCCACCGAACTTGGTGCTCCCGTGCGGCCACCGCCTCTCGCTGCTCcacccgtccccccccccccccccccccc
Protein-coding regions in this window:
- the LOC123166449 gene encoding uncharacterized protein, with protein sequence MDMRAVCSTWRSAIAKPSPLAAVAGLRFRPRHWVMLDLQPDDRNDDDDARLFLHVPTGRIRRLHLPVLRDNFVAGATDGLLVRGDMYPPHLARVLNPFTGDMLHFPAALPRHFKHTSVKGGSHSTLVLLRWGSVVCAAPNSDFFTETEEAVETYLVSIVNYQGDVYCADARGCVFKLVAPAADQCDDDELLVIPEVSPPGVDVYAEEGDDDDDTKEGDDGSEMPSYLVESAGELLLVRYVDETLKVFRVDVEHKLLEEVKSLGGRTLFLGQERCVSVDAAKLPSVDGDCIYMLDFENVSMSDSEDMSMSDSEDMPILDSGDKCDMCVYNLRGDMVDIIYSKDFRARPFSLVQVLLWYCDVLPKL